A stretch of Candidatus Rokuibacteriota bacterium DNA encodes these proteins:
- a CDS encoding response regulator, whose protein sequence is MSEPRQVLIVDDDRQVREVLHEVLLANGYKCHLANDGREGLELFRASRPPLTVTDMKMPVMDGLQFLKAARALDPDAAIIMLTGVADIKTAIESLKHGAYDYIVKPVNMDEILIAAERALERRQLMIERREYQTMLERRVEEATRDLAAALKELQVTYWTTLEALGSALDTRDVGTEAHSRRVHGYALTTARAHGVPEELIKDIEHGVLLHDIGKIGIPDAILLKPGPLTPEEWKIMRTHPEVGRRLVERIPFLRQAAPIVYHHHERWDGTGYPLGLKGEQIPLGARIFAVVDAFDAMTFDRPYSKAISFE, encoded by the coding sequence GTGTCCGAACCCCGACAGGTCCTCATCGTGGACGACGACCGTCAGGTCCGCGAGGTCCTCCACGAGGTCCTCCTGGCCAACGGCTACAAGTGTCACCTGGCGAACGACGGACGGGAGGGGCTCGAGCTGTTCCGCGCCAGCCGCCCGCCCCTCACCGTCACCGACATGAAGATGCCGGTCATGGACGGGCTCCAGTTCCTGAAGGCCGCGCGCGCGCTCGACCCCGACGCGGCGATCATCATGCTGACCGGGGTCGCCGATATCAAGACCGCCATCGAGAGCCTCAAGCACGGCGCCTACGACTACATCGTCAAGCCGGTGAACATGGACGAGATCCTCATCGCGGCCGAGCGGGCCCTCGAGCGCCGGCAGCTCATGATCGAGCGGCGCGAGTACCAGACCATGCTGGAGCGCAGGGTCGAGGAGGCGACGCGGGACCTGGCCGCGGCGCTGAAGGAGCTCCAGGTGACCTACTGGACCACGCTCGAGGCGCTGGGCTCCGCGCTCGACACCCGCGACGTCGGCACCGAGGCGCACTCCCGGCGGGTGCACGGCTACGCGCTGACGACGGCCCGCGCCCACGGCGTGCCCGAGGAGCTCATCAAGGACATCGAGCACGGCGTGCTGCTCCACGACATCGGGAAGATCGGGATCCCGGACGCCATCCTCCTGAAGCCCGGGCCCCTCACGCCGGAAGAGTGGAAGATCATGCGTACCCACCCCGAGGTGGGGCGGAGGCTCGTCGAGCGGATCCCGTTCCTGCGCCAGGCGGCGCCGATCGTCTACCACCACCACGAGCGGTGGGACGGCACCGGGTACCCGCTGGGGCTCAAAGGCGAGCAGATCCCCCTCGGCGCCCGGATCTTCGCCGTCGTCGATGCCTTCGACGCGATGACGTTCGACCGGCCGTACTCGAAGGCCATCTCCTTCGAGG
- a CDS encoding GGDEF domain-containing protein, whose translation MPTPRPRRVPFSRYRIKRKVILAVLLSSIIPLMILTYVLLDPESHAAQVTALQALIVFTALLMAGGLYVIWDVATAVARAAEAAASARPLEEFEGRLDEVGTLASSFGHMLSTINQQTSEINAFGARLDSARRELEVSDAPLKNLLFKDEVTGLYNRRFLMFRLEEELSRYRRFNHPASVVLADLDGFKEINDTLGHAVGDETLREVGQLLVTHSRGMNVIARYGGDEFAILLVETPKSGARLYAERMRQLIAGCSFGHGRRLTASFGIASLPEDVSASADDLIRAADEALYAAKRTGKNVVAGYEPGAVELETKDKVD comes from the coding sequence ATGCCGACACCTCGACCACGTCGCGTTCCGTTTTCCAGGTACCGCATCAAGCGGAAGGTCATTCTCGCGGTGCTCCTCTCCTCGATCATCCCGCTCATGATCCTGACCTACGTGCTGCTCGATCCGGAAAGCCACGCGGCGCAGGTCACCGCGCTCCAGGCGCTCATCGTTTTCACCGCCCTCCTGATGGCTGGCGGCCTCTACGTGATCTGGGACGTGGCGACCGCCGTGGCCCGCGCCGCCGAGGCCGCGGCCTCGGCGCGGCCGCTCGAGGAATTCGAAGGCCGCCTCGACGAGGTGGGCACGCTCGCGTCGTCGTTCGGGCACATGCTCTCGACCATCAACCAGCAGACCAGCGAGATCAACGCCTTCGGCGCGCGCCTGGACTCCGCGCGCAGGGAACTCGAGGTCTCCGACGCGCCGCTGAAGAACCTGTTATTCAAGGACGAGGTGACCGGCCTCTACAACCGCCGGTTCCTCATGTTCCGCCTGGAAGAGGAGCTCAGTCGCTACCGCCGCTTCAACCATCCGGCATCCGTCGTCCTGGCGGACCTCGACGGCTTCAAGGAGATCAACGACACGCTCGGACACGCGGTCGGGGACGAAACGCTCCGGGAAGTCGGACAGCTCCTGGTCACGCACTCGCGCGGGATGAACGTCATCGCCCGGTACGGGGGCGACGAGTTCGCGATCCTGCTGGTGGAGACGCCGAAGTCGGGCGCGCGTCTCTACGCCGAGCGGATGCGCCAGCTCATCGCCGGGTGTTCGTTCGGCCACGGGCGGCGTCTCACCGCGAGCTTCGGGATCGCCAGCCTGCCGGAGGATGTGAGCGCGTCCGCCGACGACCTGATCCGCGCCGCCGACGAGGCGCTCTACGCGGCCAAGCGAACGGGGAAGAACGTGGTCGCGGGCTACGAGCCCGGCGCCGTCGAGCTGGAGACCAAAGACAAGGTGGACTGA
- a CDS encoding sulfurtransferase TusA family protein, protein MPIVKTGEAIRELAVGQVLEMLSDDPSSEPDMKSWTRRTGHELVEIGKNGSVYRFLVRKSR, encoded by the coding sequence ATGCCCATCGTCAAGACCGGAGAGGCGATCCGGGAGCTGGCGGTGGGGCAGGTGCTCGAGATGCTCTCCGATGATCCATCCTCCGAACCGGACATGAAGAGCTGGACCCGACGGACCGGCCACGAGCTGGTGGAGATCGGCAAGAATGGCTCGGTTTACCGCTTCCTCGTCCGCAAGAGCCGGTAA
- a CDS encoding cysteine desulfurase: protein MARFTASSSARAGKLAGAAAGALRAYLDYGGFAPVDPRVLAVMGAFLEGGIGNPSAVHSLGHEAQRALEAARVKVARLVGGAVGGVIFTSGATEANNLAIKGVALRAAGGHVVTSSVEHISVLNPCRDLEKRGFTVTYLAVDGDGRVDPERFASAIRPDTVLASIQAANPEIGTVQPIAALARVARERGLPFHVDAVGVAGRIPLSVDELGIGLVTLSGNDLCGPPGTGALWVRPEVRFHPQILGGGQEGGYRSGTENLPAIVGMGVAAELARLEGQAEAGRLRELRDRLITGLLAAVSDCRLTGPRADRLPHHASVCLRGAKADSVLMDLDLSGVAASSGSACSSKTREPSHVLRAIGCDAEEAEGSLCFTLGRWTTAAEVEAVLSLLPSVVVRLRSLGLSRSAR from the coding sequence ATGGCTCGGTTTACCGCTTCCTCGTCCGCAAGAGCCGGTAAGCTGGCGGGTGCGGCCGCGGGGGCGCTGCGGGCGTACCTCGACTATGGCGGGTTCGCGCCGGTGGACCCGCGGGTGCTCGCGGTGATGGGGGCATTCCTCGAGGGCGGGATCGGCAATCCGTCCGCGGTGCACTCGCTCGGGCACGAGGCCCAGCGGGCGCTGGAGGCGGCCCGGGTGAAGGTGGCGCGCCTCGTGGGGGGCGCGGTCGGCGGCGTCATCTTCACCTCGGGCGCCACCGAAGCCAACAACCTGGCGATCAAGGGGGTCGCGCTCCGAGCGGCCGGTGGCCACGTCGTCACCTCGTCCGTCGAGCACATCTCCGTGCTGAACCCGTGCCGGGATCTCGAGAAGCGCGGATTCACGGTGACCTATCTGGCGGTCGACGGTGACGGGCGGGTGGATCCGGAGCGCTTCGCCAGCGCGATCCGGCCCGACACCGTGCTGGCCTCCATCCAGGCCGCCAATCCCGAGATCGGGACCGTCCAGCCCATCGCCGCCCTCGCGCGGGTCGCCCGAGAGCGCGGGTTGCCCTTCCACGTGGACGCGGTCGGTGTGGCGGGACGGATCCCGCTTTCGGTGGACGAGCTCGGCATCGGTCTCGTCACGCTCTCCGGCAACGACCTCTGCGGCCCGCCGGGCACGGGGGCCCTCTGGGTGAGACCCGAGGTCCGGTTCCATCCGCAGATCCTCGGAGGCGGCCAGGAAGGCGGCTACCGCTCGGGGACCGAGAACCTTCCGGCGATTGTCGGCATGGGGGTCGCGGCCGAGCTGGCGCGCCTCGAAGGCCAGGCGGAGGCGGGCCGGCTGCGAGAGCTGAGGGATCGGCTGATCACCGGTCTGCTGGCGGCGGTGTCGGACTGCCGGCTCACCGGCCCGCGGGCCGACCGGCTGCCGCATCACGCGAGCGTGTGCCTCCGGGGGGCGAAGGCTGACAGTGTTCTCATGGACCTCGACCTCTCGGGCGTGGCCGCGTCCTCCGGCTCCGCGTGCAGCTCGAAAACGCGCGAGCCGTCCCACGTGCTCCGCGCCATCGGCTGCGACGCCGAGGAGGCCGAGGGCTCGCTCTGCTTCACGCTGGGCCGGTGGACCACGGCCGCGGAGGTCGAGGCCGTGCTCAGCCTGCTCCCGTCCGTCGTCGTGCGGCTCCGGTCGCTGGGGCTCTCAAGGTCTGCTCGTTGA